Proteins encoded by one window of Rutidosis leptorrhynchoides isolate AG116_Rl617_1_P2 chromosome 7, CSIRO_AGI_Rlap_v1, whole genome shotgun sequence:
- the LOC139860107 gene encoding uncharacterized protein, with product MAEEQQPSNNIKSPNVTLKNEQFQQLLVAAQGSNNNQNNNNGNRNSPNSCSHKEFMNCKPPSYKGTEGPIELNHWFEKMESVFRLCNCGEADKVKYATGNLSGGALTWWTAYAGTVGWTATLAIPWETLKIMLAGKYCPRNQVQKFKVEFWELRMKNLEVEEYSNRFLELAALCPSMVTPESKKIEKYIIGLPPQIQGNVIAAGKETIEATMLMTQNLVMAARRNAKEKQTEVKATDNKIKFEPTQGTGQNSNKKVGDTTKSGYIGTKPLCNRCDRHHYGFCTAVCGKCKKIGHSAKNCKVGLSTTNRNQTVPTCFGCGEKGHYKTNCPKNNTPTTGNAKGRAFLMTAEEARDDDDVIAGSFDVVLGMNWLSPMKVGIQCFDKTINIPLETGEILVIQGDKSGSKLNLISCIKTRKYLMKGCQAILAHIKEVKPDEWRIEDVPVVKDFPETVQFLGHVVDSDGIHVDPVKISAIQNWETPKNAKHIPKIREAQLEAIKQENIKHEGPSGFENQLQIKENGTWYYNNRIWGCDIISPVWDKDFELMCDASDFVLGVVLGQRVDQHFRPIYHVSKMLNGAQLNYTTTENELLVVVFAFDKFRSYLVLSKTIVYTDHPALKYLFQKQNTD from the exons atGGCTGAAGAACAACAACCAAGTAACAACATCAAATCTCCTAACGTTACTCTCAAAAATGAGCAATTTCAACAACTCCTTGTTGCCGCTCAAGGCAGcaacaataatcaaaacaacaaTAACGGAAACCGAAACTCCCCGAATTCATGCTCACATAAAGAATTTATGAATTGTAAGCCACCAAGCTAtaaaggaaccgaaggaccaattgaacTAAACcactggttcgaaaagatggaatctgtgTTTCGTTTGTGTAACTGCGGTGAAGCTGACAAGGTCAAGTATGCTACTGGAAATCTATCTGGTggagctttaacttggtggactgcataTGCTGGTACAGTTGGATGGACTGCTACCCTAGCTATACCATGGGAAACATTAAAAATCATGCTGGCTGGTAAGTATTGTCCCAGGAATCAAGTCCAGAAATTTAAAGTcgaattttgggagttaaggatgAAAAATCTTGAAGTTGAAGAATACAGCAACCGATTTCTGGAGCTAGCTGCTCTATGCCCTAGTATGGTTACTCCTGAAAGTAAGAAGATTGAAAAGTATATCATcggtcttcctcctcagattcaggGGAATGTTATAGCTGCGGGTAAAGAAACTATCGAGGCTACGATGTTGATGACTCAAAATCTGGTTATGGCTGCGAGAAGAAATGCCAAGGAAAAACAGACCGAAGTGAAGGCTACTGATAACAAAATAAAGTTCGAGCCTACTCAAGGTACAGGTCAGAATTCAAACAAGAAGGTTGGTGATACTACAAAAAGTGGTTATATTGGAACAAAGCCGCTATGTAATCGCTGTGATAGGCATCATTATGGGTTTTGCACTGCTGTGTGCGGAAAATGTAAGAAGATTGGTCACTCAGCCAAGAATTGCAAGGTTGGTCTGTCTACTACAAATAGAAATCAAACCGTGCCTACTTGTTTCGGTTGTGGGGAAAAGGGGCATTACAAAACCAACTGCCCTAAAAACAATACTCCAACAACTGGTAATGCTAAGGGAAGAGCATTCCTCATGACTGCTGAAGAAGCTAGGGACGACGATGACGTCATTGCTG gaagctttgatgtagtctTAGGGATGAATTGGTTATCCCCGATGAAAGTGGGTATCCAGTGTTTTGATAAGACAATTAATATTCCTCTAGAAACTGGTGAAATTCTTGTTATCCAAGGAGATAAGAGTGGTTCCAAACTTAATCTTATCTCATGCATCAAAACCCGAAAGTACCTTATGAAAGGATGTCAAGCTATTTTGGCTCACATAAAGGAAGTCAAGCCAGATGAATGGCGTATTGAAGACGTTCCTGTTGTTAAagactttcctgaa actGTTCAGTTTTTGGGACATGTAGTTGACAGTGATGGAATACATGTCGACCCCGTGAAGATCtcggctattcagaactgggaaacACCTAAGAACGCGAAAcacattc CTAAAATTCGAGAAGCACAACTAGAAGCTATAAAGCAAGAAAATATCAAACATGAAGGACCTTCAGGATTTGAAAACCAATTACAAATCAAGGAGAACGGAACATGGTACTACAACAACCGTATCTGG gGGTGTGACATAATCTCTCCGGTTTGGGACAAGGATTTTGagttaatgtgcgatgcaagtgacttTGTACTTGGTGTGGTTCTTGGTCAAAGGGTTGACCAACATTTTAGGCCTATCTATCACGTGAGCAAAATGTTGAATGGGGCCCAATTGAATTATACAACCACCGAGAACGAGCTTCTCGTGGTAGTATTTGCGTTTGACAAATTTCGGTCTTACCTTGTGCTTTCAAAAactattgtttacacggaccaCCCCGCCCTTAAATATCTTTTTCAAAAACAAAACACCGATTAA